AAAATAATAGTTGACGTGAAAAAACGTTTGTGATATATTAGACTAGCGATGGAAGTAGGTCTTTTTTTTATGCCTTTTTTTAGGTGTAAAAGAAAACACAAAGAAATTAAGTGGAGGTGGAAGTTGTGCGCACTAAGATTACATTGGCATGTACAGAGTGTCAGAGACGTAATTACAACATGACAAAAGACAAGAAAGCTCATCCAGACAGAATGGAGACCAAAAAGTATTGTAGATTCTGCAAGACTCATACATTACACAAGGAAACCAAATAGGCTGAGCAAAGGAGTGAGAACATGGGAGAAACCGAAAAATTAGAAAAAGCTCCAAAAACGAGCTGGTTTGGCGGTCTCAAGGCTGAATTTCAGAAGATTATTTGGCCGGAAAAGAAATCACTTGCAAGACAGACGACAGCAGTTATCGCTGTTTCTGTTGTATTAGGTCTTTTAATCGCTTTAATGGATACCGTAATCCAGTATGGCGTTGATTTCCTGGTAAATTTATAAGTTTTAATGGAGGCATAGGTGATTTATGGCAGAGGCACATTGGTATGTAGTTCATACCTACTCAGGATATGAGAACAAAGTCAAAGCAAACATCGACAAGACAATTGAAAACAGACACTTGGAAGACCAGATGCTGGAAGTTCGGGTACCAATGCAGGATGTTGTCGAGATGAAGAATG
This genomic window from Roseburia sp. 831b contains:
- the rpmG gene encoding 50S ribosomal protein L33, with the translated sequence MRTKITLACTECQRRNYNMTKDKKAHPDRMETKKYCRFCKTHTLHKETK
- the secE gene encoding preprotein translocase subunit SecE, whose amino-acid sequence is MGETEKLEKAPKTSWFGGLKAEFQKIIWPEKKSLARQTTAVIAVSVVLGLLIALMDTVIQYGVDFLVNL